TGAAGTCTTATCTCCGCTACCTGACGGGGCGGTTCGAGGCGGCGGGCGGACGCCATGAGCGCCGCGTGGCGCGTTCGCTCGCGGAGGCGGCTGCCGAGGCGCCCGTCGTCGTCAACTGCACCGGGCTCGGCGCGCGCGAACTGGTGCCGGACCCGGCCGTACGCGCCGTACGCGGGCAGATCCTCGTCGTGGAGAACCCCGGCATCGAGGAGTGGTACGTCGCCGCGAGCAGCGACGCGAGCGAGACGACGTATCTGGTGCCCCAGCCCTACGGACTGGTCCTCGGCGGCACGGCACACGACGGCGCCGAGGACCGCACGCCCGATCCGGCGACCGCGGAGGCCATCGTGCGGCGCTGCGCGCGGATCCATCCGGCGCTCACGGAGGCGAAGGTCCTCGAACACCGCGTGGGGCTGCGCCCGTTCCGCCCGAGCGTCCGGCTGGAGGCCGAGCATGTACCGGACGGGCGCGGCGGTGAGTCCCTGTGTGTGCACAACTACGGGCACGGCGGCGCGGGGGTCACGGTCTCGTGGGGCTGCGCGGTGGACGCGGCGCGGCTGGTGGGCCCGCCGGGACGTGCTCGCTGACCGGCACACCTGTGCCCGGCCGACCCGCACGCGCGGGGTCCCGGACGCGGGGCCGCCCGGGACACCGTGAACGCCCTGAGAGCTCAGCGGCAGGTCTCGGCCGGCGTTCCGTCGGTCAGCTTGAACTCGGCGCGCCTGTCCAGCAGCAGCGGCACCAGCGCGCGCTGCGACTGGCGCAGCGGGACGAGTACGCCGTCGCCCCGGCGTTCGGCCTTGACGCCGTGGAGGCCGAGGGGGGTCTTGACGTCCTGCCACTGGCCGGCGCTCAGCCGGTAGCCGCAGGGCGGGTCGGTGAGGACCTGGTCGTCTGAGGGCTTCTCGTTGTCGGCGCCGCCGAGATGGACGGGCCCGTGGTCGGCCCAGCCCTGGGCGCGGGCCTTGTCGGTGGCCGCCTCGATCCTGCCGCGGCGCTGGCCGGTGAAGTCGAAGGCGCCCTTCAGCCCGGCGAGCTGGGAGCCCACGCGGCGGCGGTTGTTGAGCGCCTCGTCCGCCTTCTCCTCCTCTGTGAGGGGATCGACGCGGGTCTCCACGAGCTGGCCGACCGCGTGCTTGACGCCGACCGTGTTGCGCAGGATGCGCTCCTGCCCGTCGCCCGCCACCTGCTTGACCGGCTCGCCGGTCTCGGGGTCGGTCCAGATGCCGTAGATGCCGGTGCTGTAGCCCGCGTCGCCCGCGGAGGGGCGTACGTACTTCTCGGAGAGCGCCGTGGACTCCCGGTGAATGCCGCGCGAGGCGTTGAGGTTGCGCGGCCACAGCGAGAGCAGGTCCTTGACGTAGTACGGCTCGGTGGCGCCGTACTCGTGCAGGTCGTAGACCGTGTCGGGCCGGTAGTCGCGGGTCAGGGCCGCCATGGCGCGGGCTTCCGCCGTCTTGAGGGCCAGATGGTCGCGGTTGATGTCGATGCCGTCGGAGTTGCCCCGGGTGTCGGCGGCGCGGCCGTCGGGGTTGGCCGTGGGGACGACGAGGACGGTCGTACGGGACAAGAAGCGCTGGGTGGCGCGGTCCTTGGTGAAGGCGAGGTCGCGGAGCTTCGTCAGACACGCCTCGCGCCCGGAGGGTTCGTCACCGTGCTGGGAACAGATGAGCAGTACGGAGTTGCCGCGCCGAATCTGCTCGGGTCCCGAGGGCGCGGGGGCACCGATGCGGACGAGCTGGACGGGCCTGCCCTGCTTGGTCGTTCCGATGGTGTCGAGCGCGACGCGGCGGCTCGCCTTGTCGACGGCGGCCAGGAAGTCCTGTTCCTCGGGCTGGGTGGTCCAGCGTGCCCCGTCGGTGCGTTCGAAGCCGGTGCGGGGCGGATCGGCCGCTGCGCGCGGGCCGGGGGCCGCCTCGGCGAGGGGGGCGGTGGCGAGCAGGGGGAGGAGCAGTGCGGCCGACGTCAGGGCCGCCGTCTTCCAGGGGGCGCGGCTGAACCGCGCGAGCGTGGGCATGCCACGGACGTTAACCGTGTGCACTCATGTGCAGAAGGGGCGCGTGTCCACGGGATGGCGATCGTATGACAGATGGTGGCGTGGACATGCGGTGCACAACAGGAGTACATAGCCTTCGGACGAAGTGACTCCTGTCGCGGAGAAGTTGCAGAAGAGTTGGAGGACTCGTGCGTCACAGACTGATCGTCCCGGGTGCGGTGGCAGCCTCGCTGCTGCTGGCGGTCCCCGCCTCGGCCGCCGAACCGGCCCCGGGAGCGCCGGGCGTGGGCGACCCCTACTACCCGGACTACGGGAACGGCGGATACGACGTCTCCCACTACGACCTGCGGCTCAAGTACCAGCCGAAGTCGGACGCGCTGGAGGGCACGGCGACCCTGCTGACCACCGCCACCCAGGATCTGTCGCGCTTCAACCTGGACTTCGCGCTGGACGTCACCGAAGTGCGGGTGGGCGGGAAGAAGGCGAAGTTCACCACCTCCGGCGCCCATGAACTGGAGATCACTCCGGCCAAGTCCCTGGCCAAGGGTGAGCGGGCGACCGTAGTCGTGCGCTACCAGGGCACCCCCTCCAAGGTCGAGGTGAACGGCTTCACCTCCTGGCTGCGCACCCCGGACGGCGGGGTCGCGGCCAACGAGCCGGAGGCCGCCTGGTGGTGGTTCCCCAGCAACGACCACCCCACCGACAAGGCCGGCTACGACGTCAGCGTCGCCGTCCCGGACGGCACCCAGGCGATCAGCAACGGCACGCTCCAGTCGCAGTCCTCGCGCGCCGGATGGACGCGCTACAACTGGCGCTCCCGCGCGCCCCAGGCCACGTACCTCGCCACCCTCGCCGTCGGCAAGTTCGACATCACCCAGGACAAGACGGACTCCGGACTGCCCGTCATCAACGCCTACAGCAAGGATCTCGGCGAGCACGCGGGCGCGGCGCGGGCGAGCGTCGAGCGGACCGGCGAGCTGACCGGATGGCTGGAGAAATACTTCGGCAAGTACCCCTTCGACGCGGTGGGCGGCTACGTCCCCAACACGGACACCACCTATGCGCTGGAGACCCAGACGCGGCCCTTCTACAGCCCCGACGACTTCTCCGACGGCTCCAACACCTCGGTCGTCGTCCACGAACTGGCCCACCAGTGGTACGGCGACAGCGTCTCGCTCAAGGGCTGGAAGGACATATGGATCAACGAGGGTTTCGCGCGGTACAGCCAATGGCTGTGGTCCGAGGACCAGGGTGAGGGCACCGCGCAGGAACTGGCCGACTACGCCTACGCCTCACACCCGGCCGACGACGCGTTCTGGAAGGTCGAGCCCGGCGACCCCGGCGCTGCCAACCAGTTCCACAGCGCTGTCTACGACCGCGGCGCCATGGCGGTGCAGGCGCTGCGCAACAAGGTCGGCGACAAGGACTTCTTCGCCATCTTGAAGGGCTGGCCGAAGCAGCACGCGGGCGGCAACGCGGACGTGGGCGACTTCGTCGCCTACGCGGAGGAGGTTTCCGGTACGTCGTTGAACTCGCTCTTCGACACGTGGCTGTACGAGCCGTCGAAGCCCGACGCCTCGGCGGCGGGCGCTTCCGCTGACGCGGCTCCGAACAAGCCCAGCTCGTGGAAGCAGATCCACTCTGTGGACCATCCGGTCACCGAATCGCGCTAGCGCGCTCGTCGTCCCTCAGGTGCCGGACGGGCTGCCCCTTGGCCCCTCCGGCGTTTGAGGAGCGGGGGTTCGGGGCGGAGCCCCTGAAATGGGTGGCGCCCCCGGCCGAAGGCCGGGGGGAGGAGGGGACGGGGCAGGGGCCACATCACCGGGCCGCACGAGCGCACCGGGCGTAAGGGAGGTAGCGGACACGCTCGGGGAGGCGGGGGACGACGAAGGCCAAGACGCGCCCCAGCCGCCGCAAGCGTCGCTCCTGCCGCACCGTCCACCGCAGCCGCAGCGCCCGCCGCGCTTCAGGCGGCATCATCCCGACGGTCATGAAGCGCCGGAACCGCGCGATCCCGGGCACCACAAGCGGCCACACCATCCGGAGAGCCACCCGCACAGGGCGGGATCCGTAGGGCGGCGGCGGAATGTCGCGGTTCACCGCCGCCAGCTCGACGGCGACCTTGGTGGGCTCGATCTCCTCGACGAGCATCCGGTTCCAGTAGGGCCAGAACTCCTCGAGGGTCTGCGGCATGTCCCGGTCGTTGATGCCCAGGACGCGGCCGACCTGGAGCCACTCCGCGTACAGCTGCCGCTCCTGGGCCGCCGTGTAGGGGCGGCGGCCCAGATATCGCTGGGCGTGCCGGTAGGTGGGGAATCCGGTGGCGTGCACCCAGGCGTAGTAGGCCGGAGCGAGGGCGTGGTACTTCCTGCCGTGCGCGTCGGTGCCCTGGATCGTCTTGTGCAGCTCGCGCAGCCTGCGCCCCTCCTCGGCGCCTTCCTCTCCCCCGTAGACCCACAGCAGCACGCTGCGCAAGGAGCGCTCGCCCCGGCCCCAGGGGTCGGTGCGGAAGACGGAGTGCTCATCCACGCCCGCGCCCACGGCGGGGTGGGCGACCTGCATCGTCAGCGCGGCGGGCAGCATGAGGAGCATCCGGATCTCGCCTGCCACGTCCCACAGGATGCCGCCCGGCGGCGGGGGCTCCGGGCCGGCGTGGTCCGGGCGCGGGGGCGGGCCCGATCCGGAGTGGGGATGCGAGTGCGTTTCACGTGCCGTCACGCTTTCATGATGCATCCGGTGACCTGCGGGACGCACGGCCCCAGCCGGCTCGCAGAGCCGGTCGGGGGTGCCGCCAAGGCTCCCGCCGGGGGTGGTGTGCGGGCGCCTTCTTGAACTGATGTACCCCACTGTCACAACGTGATCACTAACTGCCCTATATTAGTGCGACGTTGACCGGAGGGCTGCGGCTCAACTCTCGCTTCTGCCCGGTTCCCGTCCCCGAGGACCCTGATTGATGACCTTCCCCGAGATACCACCGCCACCGGCCGACGGCGCGGCGGGCCGCACGGAACGGCAGTCGGCCGCGGCACCAGGGACGGCCACGGGCACGGCCCTCGCGCTGCTGGCCGCCGTGGTGGTCGCCGCTGTCGCCTGTCTGAGCGCTGTCTACACCGCGCCCGAGTCCGTCCGTGTACCGGTCGCCTGGGGCAGCGGTGCCGCGGGCCTCGTACTGTGCGTCACCGTCGCCGTCGCCGCGCACTCCGTGCTCACCGCACGGGCGCTGCGCACCCGCCTCGCCGCCCAGGACGCCCAGGCGGCGGGCCGGGAGGCGGCCGACGGACACTTCGCCGCCGACGTCGTCCCCGCCGTCATCGCCCGGCTGCGCGCGGGCGGCTCGGCCGAGACCGCGCTCGCCGAGGCTCCCCCCGTGGCCACCGAGGCGCAGCGCAAGGTGCTGGTCACCCTGGCGACCGAGGTGCACAGGGGCGAGAGCATGCGGGCCGCCGCCATGTCCGCGTGCGCCAACGCGGCGGGCCGGGTCCAGGCGCTGGCCACGAGCATGGCCGCCGACCTGCGCGAGATGGAGCACCGGCACGCCGACGAGGACGTGCTCGGCGACCTGCTGCACCTGGACCACAGGACCGCGCAGACCGGGCGTATCGCCGACTCCATCGCCGTACTGACCGGGGCGCGTTCGGGCCGGCGCTGGGCCAAGCCGATCGTCATGGAGAGCATTCTGCGCGGCGCCATGGGCCGCATCAGCGGCTACCAGCGCGTGCGACTGCACTCCGCCAGTACCGTCGCCATCGCGGGGCACGCCGCCGAGGGCGTGATGCACACCCTGGCCGAACTGATGGACAACGCGGCCAACTTCTCCCCGCCCACCTCCGAAGTGCACGTCTACGTCGAGGAGGTGGCCGCGGGCGCCGTCATCACCATCGAGGACGGCGGCCTGGTCATGGGCGAGGTCGCGCTGCGCCGCGCCCAGCGGGCCGTCTCCGCCGAGCACGGCGACCTGACGACTCTGTCCGGCACCCGCCTCGGCCTCGCCGTCGTGGGGCGGCTGGCGCGCAAGCACGGCCTGTCGGTCTCCTTCCGGCCCTCGGCGCACGGCGGCACGGGGGTGCTGGTGCGGATCCCGCGCGAGCTGATCACCGAGCCGCGGACCGAAGAGCCCACCGCGCCCGCCCCCGCGCAGGCCGCCGCACGCCCCGCCGCGGATGCCCGGAACCCCGCGCGTGGCGCCCCGCGCGCCGTCGCCACGGCGGGTGCCGCCCCCCGGCCGACGGCCCTGCCGCCCTCCCAGGAACAGGAAGAAGAACCCGGGCCACGGCCCGGCAAGCCCGCCAGGACGGAGGTCTCCGGCATGGACGGCAACGGCGACGGCGACCCCGGAAGCGGGCGCGAGCACGCCGCCGCGCCTCCCCCGCCGGAGTTCGGCGAGAGCGGGCTTCCCAAGCGTCGGCGGGGCCAGACGCTCGCTGCCGTCGCCCGCTCCGAGTCCACCGCCGCACGGAGCGCGTCCTCCGAAGCGTCCTCCCCCTCCGGGGCGTCCTCCCCCGACGACCCCGACCCCGACTCCGCGACCTCCCCGGACTCCCCAGGCGCCCCGGGCGGCCCCACCCGGCCGCGGCGCCCGTCCGGGGCGAGATTCGGCGACTTCCGCCGCGCCGTTCAAGGCGGCAGTCCGTCCGAAGAGACCAGCCGGACCTCGTCGGCTCCGGCCTCCTCCCCCGCCCGTTCCTCTCCCCTCCCGGAGGACGACACCGAATGATCACTGACAGCAAGCTCGACTGGCTGCTGGAGAGTCTGCTGGAACGTACGCCGGGTGCCCGGCACGCCTTGGTGCTCTCCCGCGACGGACTCAAGCTCTGCCGCACTCCGGAGCTGTCCATCGACCAGGCCGACCAGCTCGCGGCCATCTCCGCCGGCATCCAGAGCCTCTCCCACGGCGCCTCCGTGGAGTTCGGCAACGGGAGCGGCGGGGTGCGCCAGGCCATGGCCGAGTTCTACGGCGGCATCCTGTTCGTCGTGGAGGCGGGGGACGGCGCGCATCTGGCCGTCGTCGCCGACGAGGACTCCGACGTCGGGCTGATCGGCCACAACATGAACGAACTGGTCGAACAGCTCAGCGAGTACCTCAGCTCACCGCCCCGCGAGCCCGCCACAGGCGACGGGCACGGAGACGGACCGGCATGAAGCGGCCGGGCCGGGACGACGACCCGGACCGGCTGTACACCGTCACCGGTGGGCGCAGCCGTTCCGCTGCGGGTGCGGACACCTTCGACCTGGTGACACTCGTGGTCAGCGAGGGCGAGCCCGTGCGCGGCATGCAGTCGGAGCACGCCGCGATCCTGCGCGTCTGCCGCTTCCCCACGGCGGTCGTCGAGCTGGCCTCGGATCTCGGCCTGCCCGTCAGCGTCGTCCGCATCCTGCTGGGCGACCTGCTTGCCGAGGGAAAGATCACCGCCCGCCATCCGCGCAAGGCGACCGCCGCCCACGCGCTGCCCGACCCCGACATCCTGAAGCAGGTGCTCGTTGGACTCCGCAACATATGAAGCGATCCCAGGGATGACACCCGACCCCGAGGCCAGGCCGCCACTGCACAGCACGGCGGCGCACGGGCTGAAGATCGTGATTGTCGGCGGCTTCGGGGTCGGCAAGACGACCATGGTCCGGGCCGTCAGCGACATCCGTCCCCTGAACACCGAGGAGACGATGACCCGTGCCGGGGAGAGCGTCGATGACGTCGCCGACGTCCGGGGCAAGACCACGACCACGATCGCGTTCGACTTCGGACGGATCAGCCTGAACGAGGAGACGGTGCTCTACCTGTTCGGCGCGCCCGGCCAGGAGAGGTTCTGGTTCCTGTGGGACCGGCTGTTCTCGGGCACGCTGGGCGCCGTGGTGCTGGTGGACACCCGCCGGCTGTCCGACTCCTGGTACGCCATCGACCGCCTGGAGGCGCACGGGACCCCGTTCATCGTCGCCCGCAACGACTTCGGCGGGCCCCAGCACACCGCCCAGCAGGTGCGCGAAGCCCTCGACCTGTCCGAGGACGTCCCCCTCGTCGAGTGCGACGCACGCTCCCGCGAGTCCAGCCGGGACGTGCTGCTCGCGCTCGTCCACCACCTGTACGCCCTGTCCACCGCGCGCGCCGCCCGGGAGACCGCTCCGTGACCACCCCGCAACACAGCACCACGCCCCCCGCTCCTCCGGGCTGCCCCGCGCACGCGGGCTCCGGCCCCCGCTCCGAAGCGGTCCCGCTTATGGGGCCGAGATTCCGCAACGACCAGCGCTCCCGCGTCTACCGGGAGCTGCGTGCCGAGCACGGCCCCCTCGCACCGGTGACCCTGCCGGGCGAGGTGCCCGCCTGGCTGGTGCTCGGATACCGCGAGCTCCACCAGGTCACCACCGACCCCGCGCTCTTCAGCCGGGACTCGGGCCTGTGGAACCAGTGGCCGAACATCCCCGCCGACTGGCCGCTGCTGCCGATGGTCGGCAAGCAGGATTCCATCCTCTACACCGTCGGAGAGCGGCACCAGCGCCGCAAGTCCCTGACCAGCGACGCGCTGGCAGCCGTCGACCCGTTCGAGCTGCGCACCCACTCCGAGCGCTTCGCGGACGAACTCATCGACACCATGTGCGGGCGGGGCACGGCGGACCTGATCGCGGAGTACGCCATGGAGATGCCGGCGCTCGTCCTGGCCAGACTCTGCGGCTTCTCCGACGAGGAGGGCCGGGCGCTGGTGCCCAGCATCAACGCGCTGGTCGACGGCGGCGAGGACGCGGTCGCGGGCAGGGAAAACGTCATGACCGCCATGCGCACCCTGATGTCCTCACGGCGGGCGGCGCCCGCGGCGGGGGTGGCCTCCCGGATGCTGCACCACGACTTCACCGAGGACTTCTCCTTCGAAGAACTCGTCGAAGACATGCTGGTCATCTTTGTCGCGGCCCACCAGCCCACCGCCGACTGGATCGGCAACTCGCTGCGCCTGATGCTCACCGACGACCGGTTCGCCGCCTCTCTCACCGGCGGCCGGCACAGCGTCCCCGAGGCGATGAACGAGGTGCTGTGGGAGGACACCCCCTCCCAGAACATCGCCGGCCGCTGGGCCACCCGCGACACCCGGCTCGGCGGGCAGCGCGTCGCGGCGGGCGACCTGCTGATCCTCAGCTTCGCCGCGGCCAACAGCGACCCGGAGGTACGCCCCGACCAGGAGGCGTTCACCGGCGGCAACAGCGCCTTCCTCTCCTTCGGACACGGGAATCACCGCTGCCCCTACCCCGGACAGGACATCGCCGAGGGCGTCGCCCGTACCAGCATCGAGGTGCTGCTCGACCGGCTGCCCGACGTGGAGCTTGCGGTGAGTCCCGAGGCGCTGGTCTGGCGTCCCTCGCCGTGGCTGCGCGGCCTGGCCTCGCTGCCGGTGCGCTTCACTCCGACCCCCACGAGCGGCCCGGGAGGAAACCGATGACGTCATGTCCCTTCACCGGTGCCGGCGGAGACGGTGCGCGTGAGGTGATCACGCTGGACCCGCTGGTACGCGATCTCGTGGGCGAGGGCGCCCGGCTGCGCGCCGCGGGGCCCGTCGCGGCCGTCGAGCTGCCGGGCGGGGTGCCGGTGTGGGCCGTGACCCACCACGCCGAGGCCCGCCGACTGGTGACGGACAGCAGGCTGGTCAAGGACCTCGCCCACTGGGCGGCCTGGCAGCGCGGCGAGATCCCCGAGACCTGGCCGCTGATCGGGCTCGCCGATCCGGGCCCCAGCATGCTCACCTTCGACGGCTCCGAGCACCGCAGGCTGCGCGCGCTCACCGCGCAGGCCCTCACCCCGCGCAGGGTGGAGGCGATGCGGCCCCGTCTCGAGGAGATCACCACCGGGCTGCTGGACGCGCTGGAGGCGCGGGCCGGCACCGAGGGCCCCGTCGACCTGAAGTCGGAGTTCGCCTACCCGCTGCCCATGGCCGTCATCGGCGACCTGCTGGGCAT
This sequence is a window from Streptomyces sp. NBC_01775. Protein-coding genes within it:
- a CDS encoding M1 family metallopeptidase; its protein translation is MRHRLIVPGAVAASLLLAVPASAAEPAPGAPGVGDPYYPDYGNGGYDVSHYDLRLKYQPKSDALEGTATLLTTATQDLSRFNLDFALDVTEVRVGGKKAKFTTSGAHELEITPAKSLAKGERATVVVRYQGTPSKVEVNGFTSWLRTPDGGVAANEPEAAWWWFPSNDHPTDKAGYDVSVAVPDGTQAISNGTLQSQSSRAGWTRYNWRSRAPQATYLATLAVGKFDITQDKTDSGLPVINAYSKDLGEHAGAARASVERTGELTGWLEKYFGKYPFDAVGGYVPNTDTTYALETQTRPFYSPDDFSDGSNTSVVVHELAHQWYGDSVSLKGWKDIWINEGFARYSQWLWSEDQGEGTAQELADYAYASHPADDAFWKVEPGDPGAANQFHSAVYDRGAMAVQALRNKVGDKDFFAILKGWPKQHAGGNADVGDFVAYAEEVSGTSLNSLFDTWLYEPSKPDASAAGASADAAPNKPSSWKQIHSVDHPVTESR
- a CDS encoding roadblock/LC7 domain-containing protein — protein: MITDSKLDWLLESLLERTPGARHALVLSRDGLKLCRTPELSIDQADQLAAISAGIQSLSHGASVEFGNGSGGVRQAMAEFYGGILFVVEAGDGAHLAVVADEDSDVGLIGHNMNELVEQLSEYLSSPPREPATGDGHGDGPA
- a CDS encoding oxygenase MpaB family protein; translation: MHHESVTARETHSHPHSGSGPPPRPDHAGPEPPPPGGILWDVAGEIRMLLMLPAALTMQVAHPAVGAGVDEHSVFRTDPWGRGERSLRSVLLWVYGGEEGAEEGRRLRELHKTIQGTDAHGRKYHALAPAYYAWVHATGFPTYRHAQRYLGRRPYTAAQERQLYAEWLQVGRVLGINDRDMPQTLEEFWPYWNRMLVEEIEPTKVAVELAAVNRDIPPPPYGSRPVRVALRMVWPLVVPGIARFRRFMTVGMMPPEARRALRLRWTVRQERRLRRLGRVLAFVVPRLPERVRYLPYARCARAAR
- a CDS encoding M14 family metallopeptidase gives rise to the protein MPTLARFSRAPWKTAALTSAALLLPLLATAPLAEAAPGPRAAADPPRTGFERTDGARWTTQPEEQDFLAAVDKASRRVALDTIGTTKQGRPVQLVRIGAPAPSGPEQIRRGNSVLLICSQHGDEPSGREACLTKLRDLAFTKDRATQRFLSRTTVLVVPTANPDGRAADTRGNSDGIDINRDHLALKTAEARAMAALTRDYRPDTVYDLHEYGATEPYYVKDLLSLWPRNLNASRGIHRESTALSEKYVRPSAGDAGYSTGIYGIWTDPETGEPVKQVAGDGQERILRNTVGVKHAVGQLVETRVDPLTEEEKADEALNNRRRVGSQLAGLKGAFDFTGQRRGRIEAATDKARAQGWADHGPVHLGGADNEKPSDDQVLTDPPCGYRLSAGQWQDVKTPLGLHGVKAERRGDGVLVPLRQSQRALVPLLLDRRAEFKLTDGTPAETCR
- a CDS encoding FAD-dependent oxidoreductase, with amino-acid sequence MGDVTQRDGAGRGAVVIGGGIIGLTTAVTLAERGMYVRLWDPQGPDETTSAVAGGLCWPYRIEPEARALEWAVRSFRHFSWLAEQPPLTGVRLVRGRTRDSVPPPEWRALTGSPPRAPVVDMKSYLRYLTGRFEAAGGRHERRVARSLAEAAAEAPVVVNCTGLGARELVPDPAVRAVRGQILVVENPGIEEWYVAASSDASETTYLVPQPYGLVLGGTAHDGAEDRTPDPATAEAIVRRCARIHPALTEAKVLEHRVGLRPFRPSVRLEAEHVPDGRGGESLCVHNYGHGGAGVTVSWGCAVDAARLVGPPGRAR
- a CDS encoding sensor histidine kinase, giving the protein MTFPEIPPPPADGAAGRTERQSAAAPGTATGTALALLAAVVVAAVACLSAVYTAPESVRVPVAWGSGAAGLVLCVTVAVAAHSVLTARALRTRLAAQDAQAAGREAADGHFAADVVPAVIARLRAGGSAETALAEAPPVATEAQRKVLVTLATEVHRGESMRAAAMSACANAAGRVQALATSMAADLREMEHRHADEDVLGDLLHLDHRTAQTGRIADSIAVLTGARSGRRWAKPIVMESILRGAMGRISGYQRVRLHSASTVAIAGHAAEGVMHTLAELMDNAANFSPPTSEVHVYVEEVAAGAVITIEDGGLVMGEVALRRAQRAVSAEHGDLTTLSGTRLGLAVVGRLARKHGLSVSFRPSAHGGTGVLVRIPRELITEPRTEEPTAPAPAQAAARPAADARNPARGAPRAVATAGAAPRPTALPPSQEQEEEPGPRPGKPARTEVSGMDGNGDGDPGSGREHAAAPPPPEFGESGLPKRRRGQTLAAVARSESTAARSASSEASSPSGASSPDDPDPDSATSPDSPGAPGGPTRPRRPSGARFGDFRRAVQGGSPSEETSRTSSAPASSPARSSPLPEDDTE
- a CDS encoding cytochrome P450, producing MGPRFRNDQRSRVYRELRAEHGPLAPVTLPGEVPAWLVLGYRELHQVTTDPALFSRDSGLWNQWPNIPADWPLLPMVGKQDSILYTVGERHQRRKSLTSDALAAVDPFELRTHSERFADELIDTMCGRGTADLIAEYAMEMPALVLARLCGFSDEEGRALVPSINALVDGGEDAVAGRENVMTAMRTLMSSRRAAPAAGVASRMLHHDFTEDFSFEELVEDMLVIFVAAHQPTADWIGNSLRLMLTDDRFAASLTGGRHSVPEAMNEVLWEDTPSQNIAGRWATRDTRLGGQRVAAGDLLILSFAAANSDPEVRPDQEAFTGGNSAFLSFGHGNHRCPYPGQDIAEGVARTSIEVLLDRLPDVELAVSPEALVWRPSPWLRGLASLPVRFTPTPTSGPGGNR
- a CDS encoding GTP-binding protein, whose amino-acid sequence is MTPDPEARPPLHSTAAHGLKIVIVGGFGVGKTTMVRAVSDIRPLNTEETMTRAGESVDDVADVRGKTTTTIAFDFGRISLNEETVLYLFGAPGQERFWFLWDRLFSGTLGAVVLVDTRRLSDSWYAIDRLEAHGTPFIVARNDFGGPQHTAQQVREALDLSEDVPLVECDARSRESSRDVLLALVHHLYALSTARAARETAP
- a CDS encoding DUF742 domain-containing protein; the protein is MKRPGRDDDPDRLYTVTGGRSRSAAGADTFDLVTLVVSEGEPVRGMQSEHAAILRVCRFPTAVVELASDLGLPVSVVRILLGDLLAEGKITARHPRKATAAHALPDPDILKQVLVGLRNI